ccccctccagcgcccgtatttaaccaaataacggggcgctggaaaccccccgccgccgcccccccagcagatgcacaaagaaaggtgccgccatacccctgccgccgtcgctgcccgcccgccctccctccctcccagctgcccgcccacccttcctcccgccctccctcccaggtcCTTACCAAAGGCTGCggtagtaaacgagaggagctcccggacagagctcctctcgttagaaaggcctgatgtgctttgcgcgcgcgcgcatgcgcacaccgcaaaagacaccggaggcccggtctacccgccgggaaaaggccgggtagaccgggcctccgatcaccggaggcccagtctacccgctggctggaggcccggtctacctggccttttcccggcgggtagaccgggcctccagtgTCTTTTGCGGtgtgcacatgcgcgcgcactCAAAGCACCTTTATTctgcatcaggcctttctaacgagaggagctctgtccgggagctcctctcgtttactaccGCAGCCTTGGGTAAGGacctgggagggagggcaggaggaagggcgggcgggcagctgggagggagggagggcgggcggcgacggcggcaggggtatggcggcacctttctttgtgcatctgctgggggggggcagcggcggcggggggggtttccagcgccccgttatttggttaaatacgggcgctggagggggtgaagaggcgggaggggtaagaaagccctcccgccctaaaagaaagggccccccttcggtgctggtccggactggtccggaccgtgcacatctctataaggcagcttcttatgttccagtaCTTATTGAAGCTGACAGTCAAACTGTTACAGgttaatttttaccctcaataggtagaacagcagagcactgaggaatgagcacacactccagttacagagtaggtagcagaggatggcttagttgttgcaactatttagagaaagcacatggagatccttgtagaactaaatactaagtatttattggttaaatacacttagataggaaagacctatatctaatctaaaggactacataatggataggtaaggagagagagagagatgtttccatctgctctctaggaggaaaggaaagagtgtGACTCAGCACGGGAAGTGCAGaggagtcagttcaggggtcatagagtagggacagatagggagaccctgactcactgtctctactcccaatgcccctagtggtcattaggacagttgatgcaaaaggtcgatgcactggaagtccatctccaacacaaactACATGCTACACGAGCGCTATTTTGGCACCTCCACATATTTTGAATTGTATTTCAAAACTACAGGGGACTCCAACTTTGACCGGCACAGAAGTGTTCAGGAAAAGggaatttaaccctttccccgtGAGCCATTTCCCCTGATATAAGCCACCCCAGCACCCAGATGTTATTAGTACAAACCATTTCTCCACTGCTCATGCCTCAGAAGAAAGGGCCTTTATTTGTATAATCTGATCAAAAATTCAATACAAACCACACTGAGTGGCTTAGTGTCACTGCTATTCCCTTTGAGCGCCAGCAACTTTGCAGCAATGGCATGGAAGGGACAGGTGTGTTTAGTACTTCTTTGCCAACGTGGGATACTGTATTAATTCAGACACACGTGTATTTTGATCTGTGGGGAATTCACTTTATGGGGGATGTGGAAATAACAAAACCTCTGGATATAATAtggccaatttctttggaaaTTCAGGTATTTCTGCTGAGAACGGAGtaatattaaaagaaaataatttcaCTCTCCTCCTTATACCTACTTTATTATAAAGGGAAACTAGGAAATACATAGTCACTGTGCAGTGCTTGCCTTTCATGCCACCTACTCAAGAGGTATTTATTCAGTGTGGGAAATAGAGTATGCCTATCCATATTTGGCATAATGAACCTCAATTATATATACAGTAGAGTTTACTCAACAAAGAACTGTAAAATGTCCATATATTAAAAAGTGATTTTTGCATTTCCATTCATTCTGAATCGACAAGTATGGCCCATTGACCACTCAGGCCCAGTTCACACTTAGTACTAAAGAAATCTGGGTACTCAGAATGAATTTAGTAATgtatctctttttattttaatgcaagtCATACATAATGCCAAGACCATTCaaaaactggtggtggtggtaggaatTTGCCTGTGAAAGCAGCCCACTCCTGAAAGCAAAACTCTGGATTAACTTTAAGGGTGGTCCAATTTAGGTGAAACACCAGGCATGtgcagaaagagaaggagaaggaggacaccaccaccaccaccactcactttcaCAATGTGACATCCTAGGAGGCAGGCATCTCATTCAAACAAGACTGCCACATCTATTCACTGTTGCCATGCCAAGAATCTATAGCATGGGCAGATGCCACACTGGCATGCTAACACTGCACACACAGCAGTCAAAGGCCTAACATAAACATGAAGCTGGTCGCAAATAATGCCATTcatgaaggatttttttttaacaacccATGCCCAGCACCATGTTTAAATCAGGCCTGTGAAGCACATACTGTATTAATGTCTAAAAAAGCTACAGAGGGATGATGAACAATAAAAACTATAGAAAGGCACACCCACCAATACACACATTTCTTTTCTGTTCATTTAACTCTAGCACTCCTCATACTGTTTAACTCTGAGATTTAATTAGAGAGATAACAGGTACACTTTCCCCAAACTTTCACAGCACTCTCATATACACACAAGTGTACAAATAgttcagtcaccttaagtggtgcagcggggaaatgcttgactaacaagcagaaggttgccagttcgaatccccactgctactatatcaggcagcagcgatataggaagatgctgaaaggcatcatcttatactgtgtgggaggaggcaatggtaaacccctcctgtattctaccaaagaaaaccacagggctctgtgggcgccaggaggagtcgaaattgacttgacggaacactttacctttacaaatagTTCAAGTATCCCTTTCAGTTATGCCTTGGGTATGAACCAGCACtcagctttctttcttatttattctaAATGATTAGAGTCCTTTAAATTGCACAAAAATCTTCTCTGAACACGCTGGCAGTGAAATCCTACACATGTTTACATAAAAGTAAGCCCCTGTATGTTAAATGGGAATTACTACCAGGGAAATGGGCACTGGGTTGCAACTTATATCAACCGCGCAATCCATCCCTTTCGTAAAAATCCAGAAACAAGCATCTTTTCATGTGGCATATTCATTCCAAGCCTTAATATTCTCTGTGGTGATTGCTGAACATAGAGtaatttttagaaatgggaaCGTGAGTGGTTGCTTTGAGAACCAAACTCAGTTGTGGTTCCAAATGGGCAAACTGTTTGACAGCATTTCAGTGTCAGCGATTTTTGGAAGGCTGCTAGATGCATTCTGAGTTACATTTCCAAACATGCATTTCCTTTATTCTCTAAAACctatatgtattatttttctatttcaCAGCTATGGAAGAGACAACCAAGAAAGTAAACAAATTATCACTTTTTAATCCTGGGAGCTAGTTAACCATAGGGTGCCTTATTGTTCTTTACTAGAAATGGACTTTATTGTAATGAATGGTGTTCTCATCCCTTCATAGCTGAAGTCATTTATCATCTAACCTATATTGTACACTATTGTTCTACATAATTTATTTTCCATGGGAAGGAGCACTTTAAAAATTGTAACAGGCATACAGTAGCTAACACTAAGCACATTCATGTCTCATTGATATCAATGGGAGAATTAAGCATATGCTTTACAATTCCCTATTGGAATAAGTAAGATGCAAGTGCCAGTTGGATTGTGCACCCTATTATTATAATATCCTAAAGGCTCTGGGTGAGTAATAAACTTAAAAGCATTTCTGCTCTCATATGTACCTTCCTGAACCTATATGTACCTTCACCTATATGTACCGGCTCATATATTCCTCCAAGTAGGGCTTTGCTTatggttccatcattcataaaGCCAAGATCTCCAACAACATTGCTGGATTTTTCCTTCCTTAAGGAACTCagagagggtattctcacgatgactggaaagcaggctaagggagcttagcccgctttctagtcctcgtgagaaccagtgggctcacaGGTTAACCCCGTGGTTCCCTGGTGTCTAGCCCGCcgaagtagccctccccttagcccaggttagcggagcaagtgctctgctaacctgggcttcctgatcgtgtattgccacagtgcggctctgcactgcagcaacacacaaggagaccaccggctgggaggctgcaagctcgGGGTTATCTCCAGCATGCTCcgcacactcgcatggggcatcctggaacttctgggggccgcacgactcccaatccccgcagcccccgccggctgcgtgatggagccggcagtcacgtgggcggccaatctggtcACCccgggctgcagcagtgatcgtctgtggggagagcgggctaagcccgctctccccacagaaccccctccggtgggtctcactgatcgtgagacttgcctcagagAGTCCCTCTTGATGCCTTCTATTGTCAGCTGAAGACCATACCATATGGAAACATTTGCTGGCTTATtatagtccaggggttctcaacctgttgtattccagatgttgatgaatatAACTAGCATCAttcacagccacaataaattgtggctggggatgaggggagctgcagctcagcaacatctggagaacccctGCAATAGTTTATTCACTGCtttacttccccccacccccaccccgagttTTCAGAGCAATGGAAGGCAGGGTGGATTACAAACTGAACAAATATGAGGTTGAGCACCACCACTTCAAACGCTTACCCCATCTAATCTCTAACTCTGGCAGACAGCATTGGCAGACAGGCTGGAGTTTTGACACCTCTGACTTTGCAAATGAAACACAGGCTGTACATTTTGCAATATTCAACATGACGTTGGAACAGGCCCAACCCATCACATACAGTCTGTATCATGCTCTCTAGCTGCCTTGTCCTTCCCATTTATGCATCACTGCTCCAATGTCTGTGTCATACACAGAATGTAATTAGTGCTAGTCAatctgaccttttaaaaaaatagctccTGTCGAAACAAACTTGATTTCATATCTTGAAGAGATTAAAGTATGGTTAGTGGGGGGAAAGATCTGGTTTACAGTTATCATAGGGCCTAAGATATACAAAGATTTATGAAATATTTTAGTATCTGTATTAATGATATTTGTCTCTGGAGTAAGAATATGGTTATGATAATGGACACAAACAGCCTAGTTCAGCTgacatctcccctcctccccaccctgcccaagaCTGTATTCCACAGAGACCTTAGAGGGGGAGCTTCAACACTCCATCACACATCCTGGCTTCACTCCCCTTATGTTCAAAGAAATGAGTGAACAGTCCAGGAGAGCTCCATATATatgtcaacacacacacagattgaCACTGGCCGTCAAAACCTAATCCTATCCTCCTTAGGCTGGTTTGGATAATACTTTGTTCACTGACCCTGCCGCACATGACAAGGAAGTAACTGCTCCATGAGCACACAAATCCCTCTAGGGGTGAACACGAACAGTTCAAAATGAACCCGTTCGCTTCGAACTGGGCCGGTTCGACTGCGAACCAGTCCACAATCAAACCAAACCCAGCTCaaagtgaacaggttcaaaggtttgaacgGCTATGGCGGTTCCCATTTTGTCTGCATGTTTACTTGCTTTTCTcccttactgattggttttctgccatcACCTTACGATTAGCTTGCAATCTCCTTTcctctggttggcttgttgtcattcaaagacaagtgttgtcagggcaactctggccccattggctgggtgggggagcaaaaaggagggaatttcaaagtgtatttaaagcccaggcagacagtgcctggcttcactctgcctctggaggaagagagctgTCCTTGCTGCAGCTCCATTGCTTTTGCTGGGCCCACTGCCAAATCACTGAGCTGAAACAGTCTATACTGCAGCACAGACACTGCTCTGGGccttctggagagagagagaaagagagagagggagggatggagggagaaaggaaggaagggaggcttatctgtccctaggagctacccatggggaataatgtgGTTATTCAattcccccattattccctatattAGAACTGGCTTGAGTTGGTTTGTAGAGCGGCCCAGACCAGCCAGttagtttgactgaactggttcaagaacctacagtccagttcaaatttgaaccaaaccatagAAACCAGTTCCGCACACACCACtacatccctccctcccagctcacTGGGACACCATTCTTTAATTGCGTGGGAGTATGGCTTGTCTAAACAGTCCTTCTACACTCACTGCAAACATTACTTTCGAGTAGTATTTGTAGAGTGTGTACAGTTCAGATGACCCACATCCTCACATGGTCATGAAACAGTGCCCCAGAGCTGGGCAGGGAAGAGATGGGACCCTGTTCCCTCTAAGCTGTGTGactgcgcgtgcacacacaggcTTCAACTCCACTGCACTGCAGTCCTAAAGAGCTGCTCACTGAGCCTCTCACTTGTCGTCTtgctgccactgtggctgccGCTTCCGACTCGAGCATGATGGTGGAGCGGGGGCTGGGGTTAAGATTGGGAAGCAGGTGTGGCTATGCCGGGCTCTACAAAAACCTCTCCCTCAGCAAGGGGAACATCATGTTGCAGCAGAATTAAGACAAGCCTTCTTGCCTtgcttcttcccccacctcccatgaTTGAAATTGAAATCTTGTTTTGGGAAGAGATGCTGATGCAGGTGGTGGTCATGagtgggggtggatgacattaagCAGCACCATAAAAGAGAGATGAAATCACCGTCCgaaaacaagcagcctgggaggcTCGCTCGCATATGATTGCTGGTTCTCATAATGGTCCATGGGTTGTAAAACAGGCATGGTCGGTTGTCCAGGTATCCCttcacctgcctccctcccctttgCTCTGAATATTCTCTCTGCTGCCCTTCTCTCTCTGCACCGAGTGGttgggaggaggagatggcttGGGTGCTCTCTCCTGCTTTTCATTAATACTTCAACAGGTTTGTGCAAAAAGATACTAGTCTTGAGGAAGGGCAGGCTGGGGAGGGGGATTACTGATGACCAGGTTTACGAAACGACTCGCTTTTCCAAGCCCCTTCTCATTTCCTAATCCGATTTAATCTATATGTCCCGTatgggtgtgtgagtgtgtgcgtaTGTGCTTGTGTCTCTTGGAAAGCGATTATTTTTGAAAGCATGATTCTACACACATTAAATTGGAGGGGAGAATATGAATGAGGACATCATGACCGCTTGGGCTCTTGTATGGCAAGATTGGGGGTATTGGCTCCAGCCTCTGCTCCGAGTCCCATTGCCTATTTGCTGCCCTCACAGCTGCCACGTGGACTTCAGAGCAAAGGTGGAGAGAGGGGACAGGGGAGCAGCGAAGGGGGAGGGTGGGAATACTACAGGCAACAGGGAAAGGCAGcgccagggtgggagggagcagTAACTGTGGAGGCAGAGCAAGCGGCAAGGACCAGGGGATTCGGTCAAGACAGGGGCATTATCCTGGTGTTTCCGGGTTGCTCTCAGCCAGATTGGCACAGcgacttcccttcccttccaactgtgttccccctctctcccacccctcctatccccaatttccTTTTGCCTCCTTTGCTCCGCCTTCCTTCATATATTATGAGAAAGCCATTAATTCCTCACCCCGCCTTGTATAGTTTCGTATTTTTGGTGCTGCAAAGGCTGCCAAATACTGTTGTTTGCCCTGTGCTTCTGTTACCAAAGAGTTTAGGCTCCCAGATGCCAACATGATCCTACATTCCTGCTTTTATTCCCAGTTGGTGTTCATTACCTCTATGCATGCATAGCCTCTCACCAGTGATCTCTTATAAATTCCCTTTAATCTATCCTAATACTGTCTCTTTAAATTCCCTTTAACCTATCTGTGTATTAAATCAAATATCCTCTTGGGATTTTAGTTACGCACGAATGTGGTACATTTGTTTGTTACTAGGGTGCCCAGTGTGTCAAGGTAATGTTGATGCTCTACTATTATACAtgcaataattttaaaagaaatatatataattatgACTAAAATCATTACATTCCTATAGAATAAAGTGTGAACAGCATTCTTCATTTCAGATGTAGTTCTGTGAAAGCATCTAATAGTTTAAATCCAATGTTATTTTTACACTATACTGCAAATGTATGACTGGGAGGCTATTTTAGGAAATATTTATTAAGGAAATTGGTTCAGTCATTGCAGCCCACATACACTTCCCTGGCTTTCCATTTTATGATCTTTGAACTGATTGCTGAATGTACATTTCTGACTTTTATAGGGGTTTATTAGAGGCACATTTATATTGAGACAAATggactgagtgtgtgtgttgtatctatagtggcatataataatgcacatgtgcgcacactgctttgatactgctgcccagaacaaaacccattcaaCTCATGGcttgaaaaaattagagggaatccTGGATGAGACATGTGCACTCCTTATCTCAACAGGTTGGGGTGGCAGATGAAGTATTACCCAAACCAGGCCTGTATGTTATTTAAAAACTAACACTTGTGCATTCTGGTCTGGGGTATGTGTGTGGATTTTAACTAATCTTATCTCACCCTCCATTTTAAGAAAGTCTTTGTCATCTCTGCCAAGTTAGTAAGGAAATGTAAGCCAAGTTAGTGGTTAGAAAGCGGAAGCTAGCAGAATATCATGCAGATTCTCATTAGATCTTTCTGCCTTAATACATAAGAGTTCTACTGCCCCAACTGAATCAGTATGGTAGCTAGAGGTTTGGTGTGTGCATTTAAGCGTGGATTTATTCCCAGCAGAAAAGCGGGAGAAAGCAGACATCCCTATAACTGTGTTTATCATGATCATCTGGGGTATCAGAGAAAACCATACAGAAGACTGTAGGAATGTCACTAGTGGATAGAGACATCTCTCTCATAATACTTGAACTAGGGGtcagaacaaacaaacattgaCTTATGGAATtcagtgccacaagatgtggtgataatCACTAGAACAGGtgggttgggtgtttttttttttagaaattcatggagaatagatCTATCAGCTGCTATTAATCATGAAAAGTATTTGAAAGACCTTCATTCAAAAGCAGTTTCTCTCTGAATAAACAGAGGACAAGTCTTGCTGCAGAAGAAACATGGTTTGCACAGTTTCTGCAAAGCAAATTTTAGCAAAAGACAGGGCTAATCTGCACAGACAGGGCTGATCTGGTAGACCTAACACCTGGACTTTCAAACACTTTTGACCAAGTCCCACACTCTCACTTCTAGTGCAAGAACTCATGATCACCCAATGAAAGTGACTGGCAGTAGGTTCAagacaaacaaaagaaaatacttcACAGAATGCATGATTAACGTTTGGAATTCTGTGCTGTTTTGCTGTTTTAATCTTGTATTCAAAAGGATTTCAAGATATTAGCTGCCTTGGGCATCtcagaaacaaaacagaaaggcCTGATATAAATATGTAAATGAATTGTTTGAAAAACTACATAGTCTATGTCTGTTTTGGCAGCTAAGGATAAAATGTCAGGTTCTTACCTGGTGCAGTTCTGTAAGACACAGTTCTGGTGGGCAGCTGAGGTGCACTCTTTGCAACAGGGCTCCGCGTGATCTGCATTCCTTGCCTCTGTCTTTTCAGTTCCTCCTCTCTTTCTTGGGCTGCTCGGATTTCCTCTTCAATCATGGACAAAGTCCTCTGCTTTTTTGACCTCAGTTTGAAAGGCCCTACTGTCACCTCTGCTTCTTGCATAGCCAGAATGGAAGCTGTGCTCCTCAGCTCAGCTGCTTCGGAATACTTGCTAAAATAGCTGACTTCTGGCTTGGTTTCCTCCACAGTGATTGGTTGAGTGGCATGAGCAACGAGGGAGGGCTGTGGTGCCTGCCTTTCTCTGTGCACAGGGCCTTGAACTGCAGAAGTCTTTGGTGCTGTATCCCTTTTTTCTTGCACAGGAGAGGACACCTGAGGTGGCTGGAAGGTTGGATTGTGCTGTTTCGCAGCATGTTGTGTCTTGTccactgcctcctgctctttGGCCTGCTGGTTCTTTTGCTCGGTGGCATCTTTTGCGTGTTTGGAATTCATTTTGTCAGCCTGCTCAGCTATGGCTTGCTGAATGGCGTTTTGGACCAGCAGACCAGCCTGGTATTCCAGCTGCTCGTCAATGAGCATGGAGTCAAGCAATGGTGAAGAAGGAGAGTAAAAACCATGGTCACTAAGTGACTTGGAGACGCCCTCTCCTCGACATTCAGAGGGTGTGTTGGCCTGAGGGgtctgaggcaaagagaaatCCGTAAGCGAATTTTCTTGAAGGGCATTCATTGTCTCATTGGAGGCACCACTGTCACTGATATTGTCCATACTGAAGTCATTGGAAAGTGTTTCCAGAACTGTCGTATCCTGAGATCTCACAGATAAATCATCCAAACCAGAATCCAGTTCCTCCGGAGGGGAAGATACATTGACTGACCTTGAGAACTGATCTAATAGGCCTTGTTCATCATCCCTCACCACTGTAAAGACTGCCTTTGCACTCATGAATTCACCATCATCTGACCATACCTTTGCAGCTTGCCCAGCCTTCATGGCATCACCGTAAGGAGACACTCGCATTGGGTCAGAGAGGTTCTGAATAATTATATTGTTGTCATCTGATATGCAAGAGACCTTTTCAGCTTTTACAATAGTTACATCATTATTGCCAACCCGTAATATTTGTTCATATGCAGGTGCAGGTTTTGTAACTGAGACTGTTCGCCGGTCCATTTGGGAGGGGCCCATTGGTTTGTAGAAGGGTTGGATAGTGAACATTTTGGGGGTCCCTGATCTCTTGGATGCAGCGGTGTTATTTGAGTTACCTGAATTTTCCATTAACTGAAACTGCTTCCGTGCAGCTGAAAAATCTATTTGCTCAGTGACAATATCAACTTTCTTATTGCTAGCTGGCTCAGGCGGTGTGAAGGAATACGAGACATGCTTCACAGGCATGGATGATTGTTGCTGCTTCTCTTTGCGTTCTTTGTATTTCTTGTGGGACTCTAAATGCTCCTCATCGAGCTGCTCCTCCAGCGTTTTCTCCTGGGGCGGGTTCCACCACTTTGCTGCTATGCCAGGGTTCTTCTTGACAGCCTGGCTCCTGATGAGCTCCCGCCTCTCTTTTTCCAGCTCTACCAATTCCTCGGAGGGCCTCACTTTGCGCACTCTGTACTTCTCTTTCGTATCCTCCTCTTCAAACAGTTTCGATGGCTTTTTGTCTTCTTGAAATGCTCTAAGCTCAAACTTAGCTTCCTTCTTAATGGTGGTTAAGGTTATTTCTCCATCCCTGGAAGACCTTGAACTTGTGGAAGAGCTGGGACTTGCTGGCACTTTCAGATTGTCACAGTGTTCCTCCCTTAATACATCTGCAGAGTGGCCATTTGGTTTTAGCTTCTCGGATACTGCATGTCTGTGTTCAATGACTGAAGGTGCTTGCCCACCAACTCTGATGACCTCCCTTTCACTGGGTGCTGTGGAATCACTGATAATGCGAACGGATGGACCAGAC
Above is a window of Hemicordylus capensis ecotype Gifberg chromosome 2, rHemCap1.1.pri, whole genome shotgun sequence DNA encoding:
- the PALM2AKAP2 gene encoding A-kinase anchor protein 2 isoform X9, coding for MEIEAPVSEHKNITVGTSAHASDNQTHLFPPAASHNGLKDRHESLDSEVAREIRYLDEVLEANCCDSAADNPFNGMTSSSPEPSASIVVDGSGPSVRIISDSTAPSEREVIRVGGQAPSVIEHRHAVSEKLKPNGHSADVLREEHCDNLKVPASPSSSTSSRSSRDGEITLTTIKKEAKFELRAFQEDKKPSKLFEEEDTKEKYRVRKVRPSEELVELEKERRELIRSQAVKKNPGIAAKWWNPPQEKTLEEQLDEEHLESHKKYKERKEKQQQSSMPVKHVSYSFTPPEPASNKKVDIVTEQIDFSAARKQFQLMENSGNSNNTAASKRSGTPKMFTIQPFYKPMGPSQMDRRTVSVTKPAPAYEQILRVGNNDVTIVKAEKVSCISDDNNIIIQNLSDPMRVSPYGDAMKAGQAAKVWSDDGEFMSAKAVFTVVRDDEQGLLDQFSRSVNVSSPPEELDSGLDDLSVRSQDTTVLETLSNDFSMDNISDSGASNETMNALQENSLTDFSLPQTPQANTPSECRGEGVSKSLSDHGFYSPSSPLLDSMLIDEQLEYQAGLLVQNAIQQAIAEQADKMNSKHAKDATEQKNQQAKEQEAVDKTQHAAKQHNPTFQPPQVSSPVQEKRDTAPKTSAVQGPVHRERQAPQPSLVAHATQPITVEETKPEVSYFSKYSEAAELRSTASILAMQEAEVTVGPFKLRSKKQRTLSMIEEEIRAAQEREEELKRQRQGMQITRSPVAKSAPQLPTRTVSYRTAPGKIEKIKPPPSPTAEGPPSHSDLASDDAGGSQRPKNLMQTLMEDYESHKTKRRERMDESSYTCKLLSNKVTSEVLEATRVNRRKSALALRWEAGIYANREENE
- the PALM2AKAP2 gene encoding A-kinase anchor protein 2 isoform X5 — encoded protein: MKATIRASLSTLVFQVLLWISRAADLQKVSTRRQAFSGATPSVWNFLPRQTHHALALVVFWTLSKALREKWLLQGIPASSPAEEEARKTQSEEDELKVKKLEGNVHRLEQEIGKLENEESQISAKERIILEKLKETEKSFEDLQKSFSHKDGDAVNYIYSQIPERPTLYSRTTDPVPGKDGTSRIAALYSMEINVEKDKQTGETKILSASPIGPEGAHQRGIKVYDDGTKVVYEMHSGGTVVENGVHKLSAKDVDELIQKAGQSRTGTVSERNTIVDGNLSHMKEQILFKEAKLEMVHKPSKRHSGNPRHQAKLSGEEVPEASADHPVTMIFMGYQNIDDEDETKKVLGYDETIKAELVLIDEDDEKSLREKTVTDVSTMDGNAAELVSGRPLSDTTEPSSPEGKEESLPMEKVPETKEFNVWPQDLREEELMAVKSSRISEDDIRLRKERDRYCANFLEPARVCATKEEKMEIEAPVSEHKNITVGTSAHASDNQTHLFPPAASHNGLKDRHESLDSEVAREIRYLDEVLEANCCDSAADNPFNGMTSSSPEPSASIVVDGSGPSVRIISDSTAPSEREVIRVGGQAPSVIEHRHAVSEKLKPNGHSADVLREEHCDNLKVPASPSSSTSSRSSRDGEITLTTIKKEAKFELRAFQEDKKPSKLFEEEDTKEKYRVRKVRPSEELVELEKERRELIRSQAVKKNPGIAAKWWNPPQEKTLEEQLDEEHLESHKKYKERKEKQQQSSMPVKHVSYSFTPPEPASNKKVDIVTEQIDFSAARKQFQLMENSGNSNNTAASKRSGTPKMFTIQPFYKPMGPSQMDRRTVSVTKPAPAYEQILRVGNNDVTIVKAEKVSCISDDNNIIIQNLSDPMRVSPYGDAMKAGQAAKVWSDDGEFMSAKAVFTVVRDDEQGLLDQFSRSVNVSSPPEELDSGLDDLSVRSQDTTVLETLSNDFSMDNISDSGASNETMNALQENSLTDFSLPQTPQANTPSECRGEGVSKSLSDHGFYSPSSPLLDSMLIDEQLEYQAGLLVQNAIQQAIAEQADKMNSKHAKDATEQKNQQAKEQEAVDKTQHAAKQHNPTFQPPQVSSPVQEKRDTAPKTSAVQGPVHRERQAPQPSLVAHATQPITVEETKPEVSYFSKYSEAAELRSTASILAMQEAEVTVGPFKLRSKKQRTLSMIEEEIRAAQEREEELKRQRQGMQITRSPVAKSAPQLPTRTVSYRTAPGP
- the PALM2AKAP2 gene encoding A-kinase anchor protein 2 isoform X2 — protein: MKATIRASLSTLVFQVLLWISRAADLQKVSTRRQAFSGATPSVWNFLPRQTHHALALVVFWTLSKALREKWLLQGIPASSPAEEEARKTQSEEDELKVKKLEGNVHRLEQEIGKLENEESQISAKERIILEKLKETEKSFEDLQKSFSHKDGDAVNYIYSQIPERPTLYSRTTDPVPGKDGTSRIAALYSMEINVEKDKQTGETKILSASPIGPEGAHQRGIKVYDDGTKVVYEMHSGGTVVENGVHKLSAKDVDELIQKAGQSRTGTVSERNTIVDGNLSHMKEQILFKEAKLEMVHKPSKRHSGNPRHQAKLSGEEVPEASADHPVTMIFMGYQNIDDEDETKKVLGYDETIKAELVLIDEDDEKSLREKTVTDVSTMDGNAAELVSGRPLSDTTEPSSPEGKEESLPMEKVPETKEFNVWPQDLREEELMAVKSSRISEDDIRLRKERDRYCANFLEPARVCATKEEKMEIEAPVSEHKNITVGTSAHASDNQTHLFPPAASHNGLKDRHESLDSEVAREIRYLDEVLEANCCDSAADNPFNGMTSSSPEPSASIVVDGSGPSVRIISDSTAPSEREVIRVGGQAPSVIEHRHAVSEKLKPNGHSADVLREEHCDNLKVPASPSSSTSSRSSRDGEITLTTIKKEAKFELRAFQEDKKPSKLFEEEDTKEKYRVRKVRPSEELVELEKERRELIRSQAVKKNPGIAAKWWNPPQEKTLEEQLDEEHLESHKKYKERKEKQQQSSMPVKHVSYSFTPPEPASNKKVDIVTEQIDFSAARKQFQLMENSGNSNNTAASKRSGTPKMFTIQPFYKPMGPSQMDRRTVSVTKPAPAYEQILRVGNNDVTIVKAEKVSCISDDNNIIIQNLSDPMRVSPYGDAMKAGQAAKVWSDDGEFMSAKAVFTVVRDDEQGLLDQFSRSVNVSSPPEELDSGLDDLSVRSQDTTVLETLSNDFSMDNISDSGASNETMNALQENSLTDFSLPQTPQANTPSECRGEGVSKSLSDHGFYSPSSPLLDSMLIDEQLEYQAGLLVQNAIQQAIAEQADKMNSKHAKDATEQKNQQAKEQEAVDKTQHAAKQHNPTFQPPQVSSPVQEKRDTAPKTSAVQGPVHRERQAPQPSLVAHATQPITVEETKPEVSYFSKYSEAAELRSTASILAMQEAEVTVGPFKLRSKKQRTLSMIEEEIRAAQEREEELKRQRQGMQITRSPVAKSAPQLPTRTVSYRTAPGKIEKIKPPPSPTAEGPPSHSDLASDDAGGSQRPKNLMQTLMEDYESHKTKRRERMDESSVLEATRVNRRKSALALRWEAGIYANREENE